In a single window of the Rhopalosiphum padi isolate XX-2018 chromosome 1, ASM2088224v1, whole genome shotgun sequence genome:
- the LOC132918050 gene encoding THO complex subunit 6, protein MVDSKYYTTILSQTFSPCGNYLITGNNYGILTVYNLKNELQSGVDFKDQNLSTGGQSYEFEMIRKMQINSMESSEKFLIIGGVGLIVGVDWETIIDNNFGENSKIEPLSISWSINIPSPKDSMLTIDVNCLILNKEDNVLYAGCGDNTVYAFNLECGDVMQKFEGHSDFIHSIDKLDDTIVSASEDGSVLFWDVRSKEYLSKIIPSNNPEIKRPNLGNWVGSVTITNDWMLCGGGTKLSLWNRSMAAPMTVYNCVEDSGIHVTKLMDETLYAGGCSKYFYQLSFTDEILCKIETSPVTVFSCVNQENPFKVTCLAGSSYKIDICTNLNYKMTTLGI, encoded by the exons atggtCGATAGTaaatattacactacaattTTATCTCAAACATTTTCTCCTTGTGGGAATTATTTGATTACGGGTAataattatggaatattaaCAGTTTACAA tttaaaaaatgaattgcaGTCAGGAGTTGACTTCAAAGATCAAAATTTATCAACCGGTGGTCAATCTTATGAATTTGAGATGATACGTAAAATGCAAATAAACAGCATGGAATCGAGTGaaaaatttttgataattgGTGGCGTTGGTCTGATTGTTGGAGTGGATTGGGAAACtatcattgataataattttggtgAAAACTCAAAAATTGAACCCCTCAGTATTAGTTGGAGTATTAATATTCCATCGCCCAA gGATTCAATGTTAACTATAgatgtaaattgtttaatattaaacaaagaaGATAATGTCTTATATGCAGGTTGTGGTGACAACACtgtttatgcatttaatttaGAATGTGGTGATGTTATGCAGAAATTTGAAGGGCACAGTGATTTTATTCATTCCATCgataaatt AGATGATACAATCGTCTCAGCTAGTGAAGATGGATCTGTCTTGTTTTGGGATGTTCGTTCTAAGgagtatttatcaaaaataattcccAGCAATAATCCAGAAATTAAACGTCCTAATCTAGGAAACTGGGTTGGATCTGTTACAATTACTAATGACTGGATG ttGTGTGGTGGTGGAACTAAACTGTCATTATGGAATCGATCAATGGCTGCTCCTATGACCGTTTACAATTGTGTCGAAGATTCCGGAATACATGTTACTAAACTTATGGATGAAACATTGTATGCTGGAGGATGCTCAAAATATTTCTATCAGTTATCATTTACAGATGaaattttgtgtaaaattgaaaCTAGTCCAGTGACTGTTTTCAGTTGTGTTAACCAAGAAAATCCATTCAAa GTAACATGTCTTGCAGGTTCcagttataaaatagatatttgtaccaatttaaattacaaaatgactACACTTGGAATCTAG
- the LOC132918058 gene encoding barH-like 2 homeobox protein, which yields MECPKPSFLIRDLIGDVLQTSKSSDMSSDEGTADMDDRTLTVSNFSALPLLVQKHHHHHYQQHQDMLAGKSCGRKVRRRRTAFTHAQLAYLERKFRSQKYLSVADRSDVAEALNLSETQVKTWYQNRRTKWKRQNQLRLDQLRQQSVEPQSDTSAAAAAEYGQHHKQQHRLHSVESHHNRQEHRVYVPSSAASATADSDIQAAAEASATAPLTSTAAAAAAAFIGAPYPGVANGARWNFLTTAAAIVRNVSYVHGCHM from the exons ATGGAGTGCCCAAAACCTTCGTTTCTCATCAGAGATTTGATCGGAGACGTCTTACAAACTTCAAAATCATCTG ATATGTCCAGCGACGAAGGCACAGCCGACATGGATGACCGTACGCTAACAGTCAGTAATTTTTCCGCACTACCGTTGTTGGTGCAAaaacaccaccaccaccactaccaACAACACCAAGACATGTTGGCCGGGAAATCGTGCGGCCGGAAGGTCAGACGCAGGAGAACAGCGTTCACCCACGCCCAACTAGCTTATCTCGAACGCAAGTTTCGTTCCCAGAAGTATTTGTCCGTAGCCGATCGCAGCGACGTGGCTGAAGCGTTGAATTTGTCAGAAACTCAGGTCAAAACATGGTACCAAAATCGAAG AACGAAGTGGAAGCGTCAGAACCAGTTGCGTCTTGATCAACTGCGCCAACAGTCGGTTGAACCGCAGTCGGACACGTcggccgctgccgccgccgagTACGGTCAGCACCACAAGCAACAGCACAGACTGCACTCGGTGGAATCGCACCATAATCGGCAAGAGCACAGAGTGTACGTACCGTCGTCAGCGGCGTCGGCGACCGCGGACTCAGACATCCAGGCGGCCGCGGAAGCGTCAGCCACCGCACCGCTGACGTCGACGGCAGCAGCGGCCGCGGCTGCGTTCATCGGCGCGCCGTACCCTGGGGTGGCCAACGGCGCGCGATGGAACTTTCTGACTACGGCTGCGGCCATCGTGCGGAACGTGTCATACGTGCACGGGTGTcacatgtaa